A stretch of DNA from Anaerolineales bacterium:
AGGTTACCATATCCCACCTATGACTTCCATGGGATTCTCGCTCGAGCTCCTGGCAAAATTAAAAGAAGTCTACCGCGATCAGTTTGCGGGCATCAAAGACTCATCCGGTGATGTGGCGTGGGCGCGCAAGCTGGGGATCGAATTTGGTAAGGATCTGGTAGTGTTCACCGGCAATGACCGGCTGTTCACCCATGCTTTACGGTCGGGGGCTTCGGGGTGCATCACTGCCATGGCTAACTTGCTCTCTCCCATGTTACGGACAGTGTGGGATAAAGCCCAATCCGGTAACCCGGATGAAGTCATCCAGGATAAACTCAGTGCCGCACGTGAGGTACTGGACCGCTATACCCCGTTCCCTCCCTTGTTAAAAATGATGCTTTCCCGCCTTCACGGATTTGAGTGCTGGAATGTAAAACCGCCTTTATTAGAGTTTGATCCGGCTCGCATAGAAATTGTTATCTCTGAATTCCTCGCCTCGCTTGAATAGGCTGCTTCGATGAGTTCAGATCCAACCAAGCCTTCCCCCTACCTGGTTCCCATCCTGCTCATTTTTGCCCTGGCAATGTTAGTTTTTTTGGCAGCGTTGATCCTGTATATCACCAACACGCCGACATCAGAGAGCATCACCGAGACGCCTGTATTTGTGACCATCACTTCCGTTCCCAGCTCAACCCCCTCCAACACGAGCACGATTACCTTCACTCCTCGTCCCACATGGACGTTACGCCCCTCTTCAACAGCCAGCCAAACACCTCTTCCAACCGATACAGCTACCCCTACACTGATAAAGACCCTGACCCCTGCCAAAGCCGCCCAATATAACACCTTTTACGAGCTAAAACCCTGGACTCTTGCTGACCAATCCTACACCATTGAGCTAATGCGAGCTAATGCAACTCTCAAACCCATAGATGCTAATTTCCAGGCACTGGCCTACGCAGAATCGGAGGGGATCTTGCGCTATCCAGAAGCACTGGAAGCATCTACCTGGGAGTGGGATCGTGCCTACAATTGGATTCGAATAAATAGCCCGAACGGCATCTCTGCTTACAGCCGGCTGATCGAATCAGCGATCATATCTGGTCAGGTGCGTACCGGAGATCTGCCTGATTGGTTCGCCAGCCATGAAACTCGCCTTGAGCTTAATGTTACTTCCCAAACCCCATTGCCCGGCGAGCTCAGCCGTGCCCTGCTGGAGCTAACTGGTGCAGGTAGTGCTTATCTTTGGCTGGTAGAAACACCCACAGGTACGACCGTTTACTCATTAATCAACGACATCGACTACGACCAGCCACATCAAAACAGTTTCCTTTACAGCGACTTGACCGGTGATTCCTCTCCGGAATTGGTGATCTTTCGAGAACGAACCCCTGGCGATACATTATTCATTCCCCCTCACATCTTCAGCGTTTCCAATCTGCCTCCCATTGAGCTACCCATCCAGATCCAGCCTCCGATGGACTTTGGCCTGGAACCAGCCATGCAGGTTGAAACGATTTCCACAACGCTCCAAACCAACGCTTTGCAGGTGACGTCGATGTTGATGCCCTCCTGCCCAGCCTTTGCCACCCAGCAGTACACCTGGCAGGGCGAAAGCTTTTCTGTCACGCCTTTCGATTACCGGCTTGAGCCAGTCTACGATCTAAGGGCATATTGTGAAGCTGTCTTGGATGCAGCTTCGGCAGCATGGGGACCGGAGGCAGCCATTATCGTTGCCAATGCGATGCTGGTGATCTGGCCGCCTGACTTGGACACCCAGGGGCATCCTTATCCACCAGATGCATATGACCAGCTGCGCTATCGCTTAGGGATCTTATATGCATTGGCAGACCAATCGGATGATGCTGTATCGATGATGTCAGAAATAATTGACACGCCCATCGTTGCTGGTTCGAGCTGGGTGACTCCGGCAAATGAATTCCTGCGCATTTACCAGCAACCAGAAGACTTACTGCTCGCTTGTCAGTCAGCCCAGTATTGCAACCTGCACGATGCACTAACAACTATGACAATATACAGTCAGGCGGAAGACCCAACCAAGGCTTTGCAGTATCTCCAGCAACATGGTCTGGTGACTCGCTCCAGCGGCATATTTGACTTTGATGGGGATGGTCAGGATGAACGCTGGATAGTCATCCTGCCAAAAACAGGCGCTAAGCTCGAGTATTGGATCCTTACCAGCCTGCCAGCTGGTGTGCAGGCAATTTTCGTGAAGGGCATTGAACCGGGTGATGGCCTGCCCTATCCCCATGAACCTGCCGGGACAGTTCCGGTGATGCAATTTCAACCTAGAATTGGCTTCATAATGGAGCGCCTGCCTGAGACTGGCGAGGCATATATCGAATGGGTGGATGTGGAGTACGCTCGTCCGACAGTGATCCTGGATGGATATACTCGTGCTGTCAATGACTTGATGAATGGCGTAAACCCGGAAATCGTGCTTAATTCCTTGACTGAACTTTACGATTCTCCACGCTTCAAGGGCGATTGCATCGCCTTCAATATCTGTGATCAATTCCATTACACCATGGCCCTTACGTATGACGTACTCGGTCAACAAGGAAATGCCATTGACCAATACTTGTGGGTGTGGCGGAATTATGCACAAAGCCCATACACAACACTGGCGCGCCTGAAATTGGATTACTTCCCTCTCCCGACTTATACATTTACTCCGGTACCAACCAGCACCATGGCTCCCACGCGCACCGCGACATCTACCCGGACAATCACACCCACGCCTACCCAAACTGCCACAAAAACAAGTACTCCTTAACCGTTTAAAGTTGACGACAGAATACCAAACATGCCCTATCCCCATGACCTCTGGCGATTGTTAATTACCCAACCAGCACATGGTGCATGGAATATGGCTGTCGATGAAATGCTGTTGGAGTTGATGGAGGACGGACATACTCAGGCATGCCTGAGACTGTACGCCTGGGAGCCCGCCTGCCTATCTATTGGCTATGCGCAACCATATTCCGAGATCGACCTTGAGCGCCTCCACCTTCACAACTGGGAATGGGTTCGCCGACCTACCGGCGGGCGTGCCATCTTGCACACCGATGAGCTCACTTATTCCGTGGTAGCACCCAGCTCCGATGCGCGGATGGCTGGAAGTGTGCTCGAGAGTTATCAACGTTTATCCAAGGCACTCCTATCGGCCTTGCATTCAATGAATATCCCGGCTCAGGCCCATCCCTTACCCCCATCTATCACCGGGCAGGAAGCTGGGGCTGTGTGTTTTGAAGTCCCGTCTAATTATGAAATCATCATCCAGGGGAAAAAGCTGGTTGGCAGTGCCCAGGCACGTCGTAAAATTAGTGTGCTCCAGCATGGCTCTCTACCCCTGGGTGGCGACCTCACCCGTATCACACAGGCGCTTCATTATCCTGATGAGATAAATCGGGAGGACGCTGCTGCACGTTTGTTGGCACATGCCACTACTGCAGAAACCGTGCTTGGGTATCCCCTAAGCTGGGACGCAGTTGCGCAATCCTTTGTGGAGGCTTTCCAGACTGAATTGAACCTTGGATTTGTGGCGAGTGAACTCAGCTGTGCTGAGCTCCAGAAAGTTGACCAGCTTGTCAGGGAAAAATTTGCTCAACCTGCCTGGCTGGAACGGATCTAGATTATACTGGACGACAAATGGCAATTGGAATCCTCACCCTTCAATTACAGCTGCCTGGATGCAAGTCTCTCAAGGAAAAGCGGTCGCGATTAAAACCGCTTATTACCCGCTTGCATCGCGAATATAACCTTTCAGTGGCAGAGATTGATCAGCAAGACCGGTGGGATGAAGCAACCATTGGATGTGCGATGATCAGCAACGAACATAAGTTTCTTGAAAGCTCTTTACAGACCGTGATCCACTGGTTAGATAAGAACTGGCCGGATGTGACGCTGGTGGATGATCAAATCGAAATCATTAACTAGGATGGGAATATGGATCTACAGCTGCGTAATAAACGTGCCTTGGTAACTGGCTCTAGCCGGGGGTTGGGATATGCAATTGCTCATTTACTGGCATCAGAGGGCTGCCGGGTAGCCATCAATAGCCGCAACGACCAAACCTTGCAGGCTTCTGCCCAGCGCATGGCTGATGAAACGCAGGGCGAAGTTCTC
This window harbors:
- a CDS encoding DUF503 domain-containing protein codes for the protein MAIGILTLQLQLPGCKSLKEKRSRLKPLITRLHREYNLSVAEIDQQDRWDEATIGCAMISNEHKFLESSLQTVIHWLDKNWPDVTLVDDQIEIIN